One region of Bosea sp. 29B genomic DNA includes:
- a CDS encoding anti-sigma factor — MSPSRDDHLSPPERDALAGEYVLGLLDGAEFAAAERRLDTDRDFAASVERWRLHFFALDATVTPLAPSVDLWPRIEAGLAELLKPAASFPAATSRATMAGPSRFAEWWNSLFVWRGAAFAGALATVVLAVGLFGALDRAKRQPLMVAVLLTEGNAAAAVVHTFADGRVEMLPLQSIDVPAGKALEIWTLWDRAVGPRSVGLIDRARSTPLRLDNLPLGNGQLFEITLEPASGSPTGRPTGPIIAKGTTSQRL, encoded by the coding sequence ATGAGCCCCTCCCGCGACGACCATCTCAGCCCGCCTGAACGCGACGCGCTTGCGGGCGAATACGTGCTCGGTCTGCTCGATGGAGCCGAGTTCGCGGCGGCTGAGCGCCGACTGGATACGGATCGCGATTTCGCCGCCTCGGTCGAGCGCTGGCGCCTGCACTTCTTCGCGCTCGATGCGACTGTCACGCCGCTCGCACCATCCGTTGATCTCTGGCCCCGGATAGAGGCCGGACTGGCGGAGCTGCTCAAGCCGGCAGCCTCCTTCCCGGCCGCGACGTCGCGCGCAACGATGGCGGGGCCCAGCCGCTTCGCCGAATGGTGGAACAGCCTGTTCGTCTGGCGCGGCGCCGCTTTCGCTGGTGCGCTCGCGACGGTGGTGCTGGCCGTCGGCCTGTTCGGCGCACTCGATCGCGCCAAACGTCAGCCGCTGATGGTCGCGGTGCTGCTGACCGAGGGCAATGCCGCCGCCGCAGTCGTGCATACATTTGCCGACGGGCGCGTCGAGATGCTGCCTTTGCAGAGCATCGATGTGCCGGCCGGCAAGGCACTCGAGATCTGGACGTTGTGGGACCGCGCCGTCGGCCCGCGCTCGGTCGGCCTGATCGACCGCGCCCGCTCGACGCCGCTGCGGCTCGACAACCTGCCTCTGGGCAATGGCCAGCTCTTCGAGATCACGCTGGAGCCGGCAAGCGGCTCCCCGACCGGGCGCCCGACCGGCCCGATCATCGCCAAGGGCACGACCTCGCAGCGGCTGTGA
- a CDS encoding sigma-70 family RNA polymerase sigma factor: MATDATQPRQAGEIEAALLACAAGDKTALRRIYEAESPRMLGVAHRLLKRRALAEEAVQDAFVLIFRHAGRFDPERGAGLTWIYAILRNRSLSILRDEKRTETSDTPIAEETASEEDDPETVMAKLSDASALRACLETLSPQRRGLVLLAFVQGLTHGEIAGRLKLPLGTVKSWIRRSLLSLKECLG, from the coding sequence ATGGCGACTGACGCTACGCAGCCGCGACAGGCCGGCGAGATCGAAGCCGCGCTGCTCGCCTGCGCCGCCGGCGATAAAACTGCACTCCGCCGCATCTACGAGGCCGAGTCGCCGCGTATGCTCGGTGTGGCGCATCGTTTGCTGAAGCGCCGCGCCCTGGCGGAGGAAGCGGTGCAGGACGCCTTCGTATTGATCTTCAGGCATGCCGGCCGCTTCGACCCCGAGCGTGGCGCCGGCCTGACATGGATCTACGCGATCCTGCGCAACCGTTCGCTCTCGATCCTGCGCGACGAGAAGCGCACCGAGACGAGCGACACCCCGATCGCCGAGGAAACGGCGAGCGAGGAGGACGATCCCGAGACCGTGATGGCGAAGCTGTCGGATGCCAGTGCGCTGCGAGCCTGCCTGGAAACGCTCTCGCCGCAGCGTCGCGGCCTCGTGCTGCTCGCCTTCGTGCAGGGCCTCACCCATGGCGAGATCGCCGGCCGCCTCAAGCTGCCGCTCGGCACCGTCAAGTCGTGGATCCGCCGCTCGCTGCTCTCGCTTAAGGAGTGCCTCGGATGA
- a CDS encoding DUF4394 domain-containing protein, which produces MTKARNLLLASTILGAAFAATAAQAGTLAVLTGDDTLTMVDTATQKAGKSMKVSGINGKIAGIDVRPADGMLYALATDGTIYTVDKAGKATMKSKMDTVLPASTMATVDFNPAADRLRVIGTDGTNLRVNVDDGKTTVDGKLKFAETDMHKGETPMVVAGAYSNSVKGTKETALYDIDGKIGGLLKQAPPNDGVLGAIGKLGVTPKAIAFDIETAADGTNTGWLVADGGLYKVDLATGKAAMVGKIAGISAAVRDIAAMPAM; this is translated from the coding sequence ATGACCAAGGCTCGCAACCTGCTTCTCGCTTCGACCATTCTCGGAGCAGCTTTTGCTGCGACTGCAGCCCAGGCCGGCACGCTCGCTGTGCTGACCGGCGACGACACGCTGACCATGGTCGATACCGCGACCCAGAAGGCCGGCAAGTCGATGAAGGTCAGCGGCATCAACGGCAAGATCGCCGGCATCGATGTCCGCCCGGCCGACGGCATGCTCTATGCGCTCGCCACCGACGGCACGATTTACACGGTCGACAAGGCTGGCAAGGCGACGATGAAGTCGAAGATGGACACGGTGCTTCCTGCCAGCACCATGGCGACGGTCGACTTCAACCCGGCCGCCGATCGTCTGCGCGTCATCGGCACCGACGGCACCAACCTTCGCGTCAATGTCGACGACGGCAAGACCACCGTCGACGGCAAGCTGAAATTCGCCGAGACCGACATGCACAAGGGCGAGACGCCGATGGTCGTCGCCGGCGCCTACAGCAATTCGGTCAAGGGCACCAAGGAAACGGCGCTCTACGACATCGACGGCAAGATCGGCGGGCTCCTGAAGCAGGCGCCGCCGAATGACGGCGTGCTCGGTGCGATCGGCAAGCTCGGCGTTACCCCGAAGGCGATCGCCTTCGACATCGAGACGGCCGCCGACGGCACCAACACCGGCTGGCTCGTCGCCGATGGCGGCCTCTACAAGGTCGATCTCGCCACGGGCAAGGCTGCAATGGTCGGCAAGATCGCGGGGATCAGCGCGGCGGTGCGCGATATCGCTGCGATGCCTGCGATGTGA
- a CDS encoding DUF1800 family protein, translated as MLALQRFGLGSKPGQGGMSGDVRERLLAEIRSEGAPQPRVSFSGAAPIGRALYAFEDKERAAREAKRVAAQQGGQQAMGQGVQVAAASPMPGQLQGPMAKPPPPEPPFPAKVYREEAVARIQGALDAEAGFAERLVQFWSNHFCVSVAKGNFVRAMAGAFEREAIRPNIFGRFEDLLVAVESHPAMLNFLDNQLSIGPDSRAGKRRGRGLNENLAREIMELHTLGVSGGYTQADVTSLARIITGWTIVGRDARLGFPGSFAFNPGLHDPGGQKLLGKVYRQEGKEKGMAALADLARHPSTASFIARKLARHFVADDPPQALVAELARVFRDTSGDLAALSRTLVTSEIAATAPATKLRTPQEFLIAAFRALGRKPDFGQIAGPLGAMGQPLWQPSGPDGYPDTNAAWATPEGIKTRIDVAAQLGRQAAGSVADPRKLVEEVLGPLASPQTQQAVARAESKPQALALLLMSPEFQRR; from the coding sequence ATGCTGGCCTTGCAACGCTTCGGCCTCGGTTCGAAGCCGGGGCAGGGCGGAATGTCGGGAGACGTCCGCGAGCGCCTGCTCGCGGAGATTCGCAGCGAAGGCGCGCCGCAGCCGCGCGTCAGCTTTTCCGGCGCAGCGCCGATCGGCCGGGCGCTCTACGCCTTCGAGGACAAGGAGCGCGCTGCGCGCGAGGCAAAGCGCGTCGCCGCCCAGCAGGGCGGACAGCAAGCCATGGGACAGGGCGTGCAGGTCGCGGCCGCGTCGCCCATGCCCGGCCAACTGCAAGGCCCTATGGCGAAGCCGCCGCCGCCGGAGCCGCCTTTTCCGGCGAAGGTCTATCGCGAGGAAGCGGTCGCGCGCATCCAGGGTGCACTCGATGCCGAAGCGGGTTTCGCCGAGCGGCTGGTGCAGTTCTGGTCGAACCATTTCTGCGTCTCGGTCGCCAAGGGCAATTTCGTCCGCGCCATGGCTGGCGCCTTCGAGCGCGAGGCGATCCGCCCCAACATCTTCGGCCGCTTCGAAGATCTGCTGGTCGCGGTCGAGAGCCATCCGGCGATGCTCAATTTCCTCGACAACCAGCTCTCGATCGGCCCGGATTCGCGCGCCGGCAAGCGCCGCGGCCGTGGTCTCAACGAGAACCTCGCTCGCGAGATCATGGAGCTGCATACGCTCGGCGTCTCCGGCGGCTACACGCAAGCAGATGTAACCAGCCTGGCACGGATCATCACCGGCTGGACCATCGTCGGGCGCGATGCCCGCCTCGGCTTTCCCGGTTCCTTCGCCTTCAATCCCGGCTTGCACGATCCCGGTGGCCAGAAATTGCTCGGCAAGGTCTATCGGCAGGAGGGCAAGGAGAAGGGCATGGCGGCGCTCGCCGATCTCGCCCGCCATCCGAGCACGGCCAGTTTCATCGCCCGCAAGCTCGCCCGTCATTTCGTCGCCGATGATCCACCGCAGGCGCTGGTCGCCGAGCTCGCCCGTGTCTTCCGCGACACGAGTGGCGACCTCGCCGCTTTATCACGAACGCTGGTGACGTCGGAGATTGCTGCGACCGCGCCCGCGACCAAGCTGCGGACTCCGCAGGAATTCCTCATCGCCGCGTTCCGGGCGCTCGGCCGCAAGCCGGATTTCGGCCAGATCGCCGGGCCGCTCGGCGCGATGGGGCAGCCGCTCTGGCAGCCCTCCGGCCCGGACGGCTATCCCGATACGAATGCCGCCTGGGCGACGCCCGAGGGAATCAAGACCCGCATCGACGTCGCCGCACAGCTCGGCCGGCAGGCGGCGGGCTCCGTCGCCGATCCGCGCAAGCTGGTCGAGGAGGTGCTCGGGCCGCTTGCCTCTCCGCAGACACAGCAGGCGGTGGCGCGGGCTGAGAGCAAGCCGCAGGCGCTCGCGCTGCTGCTGATGTCGCCCGAATTCCAGCGGAGGTGA
- a CDS encoding DUF1501 domain-containing protein, with amino-acid sequence MAADDDDCERMTPSRRAVLGAASALFAWSYMPKFAHAAAGSRDSRFLLVVLRGALDGLSAVPPLGDPGYADLRDGIALAKDGPEAALPLDGFFYLHPAMPNLARLYAGGQASIVHASATGYRERSHFDGQDVLESGQGGPGKTDSGWLNRLIASLPPGEAVSRHGALGVGVVPPLVVRGAAPVLGWAPPRMARAGSDLVQRLGDLYGERDPALALVLKRAIETELIASKQGAEQPRGGGGPDSAEGMKRIAEGAARLVGAEDGPRIAALAFEGWDTHANEGGAKGRLATLLGGLDGALATFESGLKPVWKDTVVMVVTEFGRTARVNGTVGTDHGTGTVAFLVGGAVKGKRMIVDWPGLKPEQLHEQRDLKPTTDVRAVAKGVVADLFGLSGPVLAEKVFPGTSGLAPMQGLIV; translated from the coding sequence ATGGCCGCCGACGACGATGATTGCGAACGGATGACGCCTTCGCGCCGGGCCGTGCTCGGAGCGGCGAGTGCGCTCTTCGCCTGGTCCTATATGCCGAAATTCGCCCATGCGGCGGCCGGCTCGCGCGATTCCCGCTTCCTGCTGGTCGTGCTCCGCGGCGCGCTCGACGGGCTCTCGGCCGTGCCGCCGCTCGGCGATCCCGGTTATGCCGATCTGCGTGACGGCATCGCGCTGGCCAAGGACGGGCCGGAGGCGGCGCTGCCGCTCGACGGCTTCTTCTACCTGCACCCGGCGATGCCCAACCTGGCGCGGCTTTACGCCGGCGGGCAGGCATCGATCGTCCATGCCAGCGCCACCGGCTACCGCGAGCGCTCGCATTTCGATGGGCAGGACGTGCTCGAAAGCGGGCAGGGCGGTCCGGGCAAGACCGATAGTGGCTGGCTCAACCGTTTGATCGCCAGTCTGCCGCCGGGCGAAGCGGTTTCGCGCCATGGTGCGCTCGGCGTCGGCGTGGTCCCGCCTCTGGTGGTGCGGGGCGCGGCGCCGGTGCTGGGTTGGGCGCCACCACGCATGGCGCGGGCCGGCTCGGATCTCGTCCAGCGCCTCGGCGATCTCTATGGCGAGCGCGATCCGGCCCTGGCGCTGGTGCTGAAGCGGGCGATCGAGACCGAGCTGATCGCATCGAAGCAGGGTGCCGAGCAGCCGCGCGGCGGCGGCGGCCCGGACAGCGCCGAGGGCATGAAGCGCATCGCTGAGGGCGCGGCGAGGCTGGTCGGCGCCGAGGATGGCCCGCGCATCGCCGCGCTCGCATTCGAGGGCTGGGACACGCATGCCAACGAGGGCGGGGCCAAGGGCCGGCTCGCGACGCTGCTCGGTGGCCTGGACGGCGCGCTCGCCACCTTCGAGAGCGGGCTGAAACCCGTCTGGAAGGATACGGTGGTGATGGTCGTCACCGAGTTTGGCCGCACTGCCCGCGTCAACGGCACGGTCGGCACCGATCACGGCACCGGCACGGTCGCTTTCCTGGTCGGCGGTGCGGTCAAGGGCAAGCGAATGATCGTCGATTGGCCGGGTCTCAAGCCGGAGCAATTGCACGAGCAGCGCGATCTCAAGCCGACCACCGATGTTCGTGCAGTTGCGAAGGGCGTGGTCGCCGACCTGTTCGGGCTGTCAGGGCCGGTGCTCGCCGAGAAGGTATTCCCCGGGACCAGTGGCTTGGCGCCGATGCAGGGGCTGATCGTCTAG
- the leuD gene encoding 3-isopropylmalate dehydratase small subunit produces MQPFTTLTSTPAPLKVINVDTDMIIPKQYLKTIKRTGLGTALFSEMRYKEDGSENPDFVLNQSAYRKSEILVAGDNFGCGSSREHAPWALLDFGIRCVISTSFADIFYNNCFKNGILPIVVSQEDLEKLFDDADRGSNATLTVDLVGQTIKGPDGGEVRFEIDPFRKHCLLNGLDDIGLTMEKSSKIDAFEEKLAKRAWA; encoded by the coding sequence ATGCAGCCCTTCACCACCCTGACCTCGACCCCCGCCCCGCTGAAGGTGATCAATGTCGACACCGACATGATCATCCCCAAGCAGTACCTGAAGACGATCAAGCGCACCGGGCTGGGCACCGCGCTGTTCTCGGAGATGCGCTACAAGGAAGACGGCTCGGAGAACCCCGACTTCGTCCTCAACCAGAGCGCCTATCGCAAGTCGGAGATCCTGGTCGCCGGCGACAATTTCGGTTGCGGCTCATCGCGCGAGCATGCGCCCTGGGCCTTGCTCGATTTCGGCATCCGCTGCGTGATCTCCACCAGCTTCGCCGACATCTTCTACAATAACTGCTTCAAGAACGGCATCCTGCCGATCGTGGTCAGCCAAGAAGACCTGGAAAAGCTGTTCGACGACGCCGATCGCGGCTCGAATGCAACCCTGACGGTCGACCTCGTCGGCCAGACGATCAAGGGCCCCGATGGTGGCGAAGTCCGCTTCGAGATCGACCCGTTCCGCAAGCACTGCCTGCTCAACGGCCTCGACGACATCGGCCTCACCATGGAGAAGTCGAGCAAGATCGACGCCTTCGAGGAGAAGCTGGCGAAGCGCGCCTGGGCTTGA
- a CDS encoding LysE family translocator codes for MLDELIRHLPDLTLVFSAFFIAVASPGPSNLQVMATSMEHGRKAGMTLALGVTTGSLTWGILAAVGVTALIVAHPGALYAIKIVGGLYLLFLAWRSARSAMQAEMPPPKASGSGRRLYLRGYLMHLTNPKAILSWTAIIALGLRPETPAVVLYAIILGCLTISLAINQTYAYLFSTASMVAGYRRIRRRAEACLAAFFTFASFKLLTAQL; via the coding sequence ATGCTGGACGAACTGATCCGCCACCTGCCTGACCTGACCCTGGTCTTCTCGGCCTTCTTCATCGCCGTCGCCAGCCCTGGACCGAGCAATCTCCAGGTGATGGCGACCTCGATGGAGCATGGTCGGAAAGCCGGGATGACGCTGGCGCTCGGCGTCACCACGGGATCGCTGACCTGGGGCATCCTTGCCGCAGTCGGCGTCACCGCGCTGATCGTCGCCCATCCCGGTGCGCTCTACGCCATCAAGATCGTCGGCGGGCTCTATCTGCTGTTCCTGGCCTGGCGCTCGGCCCGCTCGGCCATGCAGGCGGAGATGCCGCCACCGAAAGCCAGTGGTTCGGGCCGCCGCCTCTATCTGCGCGGCTACCTGATGCACCTCACCAACCCGAAGGCGATCCTGAGCTGGACGGCGATCATCGCGCTCGGGCTCAGGCCCGAGACGCCGGCGGTGGTGCTCTACGCCATCATCCTCGGCTGCCTGACGATCTCGCTCGCGATCAACCAGACCTATGCCTACCTGTTCTCGACCGCCTCGATGGTGGCGGGCTACCGCAGAATCCGCCGCCGGGCGGAAGCCTGCCTCGCCGCCTTCTTCACCTTCGCCAGCTTCAAGCTCCTGACGGCGCAGCTCTGA
- a CDS encoding metallopeptidase family protein codes for MGSVPSIKAAASGEASQSLDWDGVRAPSGAEFEILAQAAYDRLPEDFRKLCADLVINVTEFPEDDVLKELEAESPFDLLGLFSGVGLPQQGYAPRTGQMPNTIHLYRRPILDYWAEHDETLGAIVTHVLVHEIGHHFGFDDDDMDAIEKAAG; via the coding sequence ATGGGCTCAGTTCCGTCGATCAAGGCAGCCGCTTCGGGCGAGGCCTCGCAGAGCCTCGACTGGGACGGCGTGCGTGCGCCCTCTGGCGCCGAGTTCGAGATCCTGGCGCAGGCGGCCTATGACCGTCTGCCCGAGGATTTCCGCAAGCTCTGCGCCGACCTCGTCATCAACGTCACCGAGTTCCCCGAGGACGACGTGCTGAAGGAGCTCGAGGCCGAGAGCCCCTTCGATCTGCTCGGCCTGTTCTCGGGCGTAGGCCTGCCGCAACAGGGCTATGCGCCACGGACCGGACAGATGCCCAACACCATCCACCTCTACCGCCGGCCGATCCTCGATTACTGGGCCGAGCATGACGAAACGCTGGGCGCCATCGTCACCCATGTGCTCGTCCACGAGATCGGCCACCATTTCGGCTTCGATGACGACGACATGGACGCGATCGAAAAGGCGGCGGGATAA
- the leuC gene encoding 3-isopropylmalate dehydratase large subunit encodes MTATKAPTTLYDKIFEDHVVDRQDDGTCLLYIDRHLVHEVTSPQAFEGLRMTGRKVHAPGKTLAVVDHNIPTTDRSKGIAEEESRIQVEALAKNAKEFGVEYFNELDIRQGIVHIVGPEQGFTLPGTTIVCGDSHTSTHGAFGALAHGIGTSEVEHVLATQTLIQKKAKNMLVQVDGKPAPGVGAKDITLAIIGEIGTAGGTGSVIEYAGEAIRGLSMEGRMTVCNMSIEGGARAGMVAPDEKAYAYLKGRPKAPQGAAWDEAVRYWETLRTDEGAHFDRIVRLDAANLPPIVSWGTSPEDVISVTGAVPDPEQIEDEVKRASKKRALDYMGLTAGTKMTEIPLDVIWIGSCTNGRIEDLRTVAKIVEGKKIHESLDYAMIVPGSGLVKQQAEAEGLDKIFIAAGFEWREPGCSMCLGMNPDQLKPGQRAASTSNRNFEGRQGYRGRTHLVSPAMAAAASLIGHFVDVRTLG; translated from the coding sequence ATGACTGCGACCAAGGCCCCCACCACCCTCTACGACAAGATCTTCGAGGACCATGTCGTCGACCGCCAGGACGACGGCACCTGCCTGCTCTATATCGACCGGCATCTCGTGCATGAGGTCACCAGCCCGCAGGCCTTCGAGGGCCTGCGCATGACCGGCCGCAAGGTCCATGCCCCCGGCAAGACGCTCGCCGTCGTCGACCACAACATCCCGACAACCGACCGCAGCAAGGGCATCGCCGAGGAAGAGAGCCGGATCCAGGTCGAGGCGCTGGCCAAGAACGCGAAAGAATTCGGCGTCGAGTATTTCAACGAGCTCGATATCCGCCAGGGCATCGTCCACATCGTCGGCCCCGAGCAGGGCTTCACCCTGCCCGGCACGACCATCGTCTGCGGCGACAGCCACACCTCGACGCATGGCGCTTTCGGCGCGCTGGCCCATGGCATCGGCACCTCGGAGGTCGAGCATGTGCTCGCCACCCAGACGCTGATCCAGAAGAAGGCCAAGAACATGCTGGTCCAGGTCGACGGCAAGCCCGCTCCGGGCGTCGGCGCCAAGGACATCACGCTCGCCATCATCGGCGAGATCGGCACCGCCGGCGGCACCGGCTCGGTGATCGAGTATGCCGGCGAAGCCATTCGCGGCCTCTCGATGGAAGGCCGCATGACCGTCTGCAACATGTCGATCGAGGGCGGCGCCCGTGCCGGCATGGTCGCGCCGGACGAGAAGGCCTACGCCTATCTCAAGGGCCGCCCGAAGGCGCCCCAGGGCGCCGCCTGGGACGAGGCCGTGCGCTACTGGGAAACGCTGCGGACCGACGAAGGCGCGCATTTCGACCGCATCGTCCGGCTCGATGCCGCCAACCTGCCGCCGATCGTCTCCTGGGGCACCAGCCCCGAGGACGTGATCTCGGTGACCGGCGCCGTGCCCGATCCCGAGCAGATCGAGGACGAGGTCAAGCGCGCCTCGAAGAAGCGGGCGCTCGACTATATGGGCCTGACCGCCGGCACCAAGATGACGGAGATCCCGCTCGACGTGATCTGGATCGGCTCCTGCACCAATGGCCGTATCGAGGATCTGCGCACGGTCGCCAAGATCGTCGAGGGCAAGAAGATCCATGAGAGCCTGGACTACGCCATGATCGTGCCGGGCTCCGGCCTGGTGAAGCAGCAGGCGGAGGCCGAGGGGCTCGACAAGATCTTTATCGCCGCCGGCTTCGAATGGCGCGAGCCGGGCTGCTCGATGTGCCTCGGCATGAATCCCGACCAGCTCAAGCCGGGTCAGCGCGCCGCCTCGACCTCGAACCGCAATTTCGAGGGCCGTCAGGGCTATCGCGGCCGCACTCACCTGGTCTCGCCGGCCATGGCGGCGGCGGCGTCCCTGATCGGCCACTTCGTCGACGTGCGGACGCTGGGCTGA